One Pseudomonas entomophila genomic window carries:
- a CDS encoding response regulator, with product MRVLLVEDHLQLAESVAQALKSQGLTVDVLHDGVAADLALASEDYAVAVLDVGLPRLDGFEVLARLRGRGKTLPVLMLTARSDVKDRVHGLNLGADDYLAKPFELTELEARVKALLRRSVLGGERQQRCGPLVYDLDTRRFTLGDEPLTLTQREQSVLEALIARPGRVMSKEQLAAQVFGLDEEASPDAIEIYIHRLRKKLDGHPVAIVTFRGLGYLLEHRDA from the coding sequence ATGCGTGTGCTGCTGGTCGAAGACCACCTGCAACTGGCTGAAAGCGTGGCCCAGGCTCTGAAGAGCCAGGGCCTGACCGTGGATGTGCTGCACGACGGCGTGGCCGCCGACCTGGCCTTGGCCAGCGAGGACTATGCCGTGGCCGTGCTCGATGTCGGCCTGCCGCGCCTGGACGGTTTCGAGGTGCTGGCGCGCCTGCGCGGGCGCGGCAAGACCCTGCCGGTGCTGATGCTCACCGCGCGCAGTGATGTGAAGGACCGGGTCCACGGCCTGAACCTGGGCGCCGACGACTACCTGGCCAAACCGTTCGAACTGACCGAGCTGGAGGCACGGGTCAAGGCGCTGCTGCGCCGTAGCGTGCTCGGCGGCGAGCGCCAGCAGCGCTGCGGGCCGCTGGTCTACGACCTCGACACCCGCCGTTTCACCCTGGGCGATGAGCCGCTGACTTTGACTCAACGCGAACAAAGCGTGCTCGAGGCGTTGATCGCCCGGCCCGGCCGGGTGATGAGCAAGGAGCAGCTGGCCGCCCAGGTGTTCGGCCTGGACGAAGAAGCCAGCCCCGACGCTATCGAGATCTACATCCACCGCCTGCGCAAGAAACTCGACGGCCATCCGGTGGCCATTGTCACCTTCCGCGGCCTGGGCTACCTGCTCGAGCATCGCGATGCGTGA
- a CDS encoding tripartite tricarboxylate transporter TctB family protein: MILQRLFALALLALCAVLAVMAWPYQAAFSYEPVGPRAYPLLMLGLMSLGLLYLAIRPTPIVRKDDEPELDRETLIKISACVGLLIVFASTFEALGFILSAILVGVPMARLYGGRWRHSALVVVGMSLFLYWLFDRVMDVPLPLGLLDVLEN; the protein is encoded by the coding sequence ATGATCCTGCAACGCCTCTTCGCCCTGGCCCTGCTGGCGCTGTGCGCCGTGCTGGCCGTGATGGCCTGGCCCTACCAGGCCGCCTTCTCCTACGAACCGGTGGGCCCGCGCGCCTACCCGCTGCTGATGCTCGGCCTGATGAGCCTGGGCCTTTTGTACCTGGCCATCCGCCCCACGCCCATCGTGCGCAAGGACGACGAACCCGAACTGGACCGCGAAACGCTGATCAAGATCAGCGCCTGCGTCGGCCTGCTGATCGTCTTCGCCAGCACCTTCGAAGCCCTGGGCTTCATCCTCAGCGCCATCCTCGTCGGCGTGCCCATGGCCCGCCTGTACGGCGGCCGCTGGCGGCACAGCGCCCTCGTCGTCGTCGGCATGAGCCTGTTCCTCTACTGGCTGTTCGACCGCGTAATGGACGTGCCCCTGCCCCTCGGCCTGCTCGACGTACTGGAGAACTGA
- a CDS encoding tripartite tricarboxylate transporter permease yields MDTLSYLGQGFGVALSPYNLVTALTGTLIGTVVGLLPGLGPINGVALLIPIAFALGLPPESALILLAAVYLGCEYGGRISSILLNIPGEASTVMTTLDGYPMARQGLAGVALSLSAWSSFIGAFIATCGMVLFAPLLAKWAIAFGPAEYFVLMVFAIVALGGMAGDKPLKTFIAALIGLFLSAVGIDANSGVYRFTGDSVHLADGIQFVVLVLGLFSISEILLLLEKTHHGHIAVKATGRMLFNFKEAASVFFVNIRCGLLGFFMGVLPGAGATLASAVAYMTEKRLAGDKGKFGKGDARGLAAPETAIGASCCGALVPMLTLGVPGSGTTAVMIGALTLYNITPGPLLFEQQPDIVWGLIASLFIANLMLIILNVPMIRVFTRILAVPNWALVPVIAIITAIGVYAVHATTFDLFLMVGIGIMGYILRKLDFPLSPILLGFILGGLMEQNLRRALSISNGELGILWSSPISMGVWVLVVCMLSLPLLRIWRKRALQRRAMADA; encoded by the coding sequence ATGGATACCTTGAGCTACCTGGGCCAGGGCTTCGGCGTCGCCCTGAGCCCGTACAACCTGGTCACCGCCCTCACCGGCACCCTGATCGGTACCGTGGTCGGCCTGCTGCCGGGCCTGGGCCCGATCAACGGTGTGGCGCTGCTGATCCCCATCGCCTTTGCCCTGGGTTTGCCGCCGGAGTCGGCGCTGATCCTGCTGGCCGCCGTGTACCTGGGCTGCGAATACGGCGGGCGCATCAGCTCGATCCTGCTGAACATCCCCGGCGAAGCCTCCACCGTGATGACCACCCTCGACGGCTACCCCATGGCCCGCCAGGGCCTGGCCGGCGTGGCCCTGTCGCTGTCGGCCTGGAGTTCGTTCATCGGCGCCTTCATCGCCACCTGCGGCATGGTGCTGTTCGCCCCGCTGCTGGCGAAATGGGCGATCGCCTTCGGCCCGGCGGAATACTTCGTGCTGATGGTGTTCGCCATCGTCGCCCTGGGCGGCATGGCCGGTGACAAGCCGCTGAAGACCTTCATCGCCGCGCTGATCGGCCTGTTCCTGTCGGCGGTGGGTATCGACGCCAACAGCGGCGTGTACCGCTTCACCGGCGACAGCGTGCACCTGGCCGACGGCATTCAGTTCGTGGTGCTGGTGCTGGGCCTGTTCTCCATCAGCGAAATCCTGTTGCTGCTGGAGAAGACCCACCACGGCCACATCGCGGTCAAGGCCACCGGGCGCATGCTGTTCAACTTCAAGGAAGCGGCCTCGGTGTTCTTCGTCAACATCCGCTGCGGCTTGCTGGGCTTCTTCATGGGCGTGCTGCCCGGTGCCGGCGCGACCCTGGCCAGTGCCGTGGCCTACATGACCGAAAAACGCCTGGCCGGTGACAAAGGCAAGTTCGGCAAGGGCGACGCCCGTGGCCTGGCCGCGCCGGAAACCGCCATCGGCGCCTCCTGCTGCGGCGCCCTGGTGCCGATGCTGACCCTTGGCGTACCCGGCTCGGGCACCACTGCGGTGATGATCGGCGCGCTGACGTTGTACAACATCACCCCGGGCCCACTGCTGTTCGAACAGCAGCCGGACATCGTCTGGGGCCTGATCGCCTCGCTGTTCATCGCCAACCTGATGCTGATCATCCTCAACGTGCCGATGATTCGCGTGTTCACCCGCATCCTCGCCGTGCCGAACTGGGCGCTGGTGCCGGTGATCGCGATCATTACCGCGATTGGCGTGTACGCCGTGCATGCCACCACTTTCGACCTGTTCCTGATGGTCGGCATCGGCATCATGGGCTACATCCTGCGCAAGCTGGACTTCCCGCTGTCGCCGATCCTGCTCGGGTTCATCCTTGGCGGGTTGATGGAGCAGAACCTGCGCCGCGCGCTGTCGATCTCCAACGGCGAGCTGGGCATCCTCTGGTCGAGCCCGATCAGCATGGGCGTGTGGGTGCTGGTGGTGTGCATGCTGAGCCTGCCGCTGCTGCGCATCTGGCGCAAACGTGCCCTGCAACGCCGGGCCATGGCCGATGCCTGA
- a CDS encoding sensor histidine kinase, whose protein sequence is MRDNVSLRGRLLGNLALLLVVLMLASGLSAYWNGREAADTAYDRTLLASARTIAAGLSQRDGTLSADVPYVALDTFAYDSAGRIYYQVLDIHQKLISGYENLPAPPSGTPRTDDYPALARFYNATYLGQDVRVVSLLKPVSEPNMNGMAEIRVAETEEARVRMARGLMADTLLRLGMLALGALVMVWFAVSAALRPLERLRGAVEERQPDDLRALPVVQVQRELGPLVRALNHFTERLRGQFERQAQFIADAAHELRTPLAALKARVELGLRSKEPDEWRKTLEAAAQGTDRLTHLANQLLSLARVENGARAIAEGGAQRLDLSQLARELGMAMAPLAHARGVSLALEAEAPVWLKGEPTLLNELLSNLVDNALAHTPPGGDVILRVLAPAVLEVEDDGPGIPEGERERVFERFYRRSAQGSGLGLAIVGEICRAHLAQISLHDGERGGLKVRVSFIAD, encoded by the coding sequence ATGCGTGACAACGTCAGCCTGCGCGGGCGCCTGCTGGGCAACCTGGCGCTGCTGCTGGTGGTGCTGATGCTGGCCAGCGGCCTGAGCGCCTACTGGAACGGTCGCGAGGCTGCCGACACCGCCTACGACCGCACCTTGCTGGCCTCGGCGCGAACCATCGCCGCCGGCCTTTCGCAGCGCGACGGCACCCTCAGCGCCGATGTGCCCTATGTGGCCCTGGACACCTTCGCCTACGACAGCGCCGGGCGCATCTACTACCAGGTACTGGATATCCACCAGAAGCTGATCTCCGGCTACGAGAACCTGCCCGCACCACCTTCGGGCACCCCCCGCACCGACGACTACCCGGCCCTGGCGCGTTTCTACAATGCCACCTACCTCGGCCAGGACGTGCGCGTGGTCAGCCTGCTCAAGCCGGTGAGCGAGCCGAACATGAACGGCATGGCCGAGATCCGCGTGGCCGAGACCGAAGAGGCGCGGGTGCGCATGGCCCGTGGCCTGATGGCCGATACCTTGCTGCGCCTGGGAATGCTGGCGCTGGGCGCGCTGGTGATGGTGTGGTTCGCGGTCAGCGCGGCGTTGCGCCCGCTGGAGCGGCTGCGGGGCGCGGTGGAGGAGCGCCAGCCGGATGATCTGCGCGCGCTGCCGGTGGTGCAGGTGCAGCGTGAACTGGGGCCACTGGTGCGCGCGCTCAACCATTTCACCGAGCGCCTGCGTGGGCAGTTCGAGCGCCAGGCGCAGTTCATCGCCGACGCCGCCCATGAGTTGCGCACACCGTTGGCGGCGCTCAAGGCTCGGGTCGAACTGGGCTTGCGATCAAAAGAGCCCGACGAATGGCGCAAGACGCTGGAGGCCGCAGCCCAGGGTACCGATCGCCTGACCCACCTGGCCAACCAGCTGCTGTCGTTGGCGCGGGTGGAAAACGGCGCGCGGGCGATCGCCGAGGGTGGCGCCCAGCGTCTGGACCTGAGCCAGCTGGCCCGGGAGCTGGGCATGGCCATGGCGCCGTTGGCCCACGCCCGAGGCGTGTCCCTGGCGCTGGAGGCCGAGGCGCCGGTGTGGCTCAAGGGCGAGCCGACCTTGCTCAACGAGCTGCTCAGCAACCTGGTGGACAATGCCCTGGCCCACACGCCGCCGGGCGGCGACGTGATCCTGCGGGTGCTGGCGCCGGCCGTGCTTGAAGTCGAGGACGATGGGCCGGGGATTCCCGAGGGGGAGCGTGAGCGGGTGTTCGAGCGCTTCTATCGGCGCAGTGCCCAGGGCAGTGGCCTGGGGCTGGCCATCGTCGGCGAGATCTGCCGTGCGCACTTGGCGCAGATCAGCCTGCATGACGGCGAGCGAGGCGGTTTGAAAGTGCGGGTAAGTTTCATCGCCGATTGA
- a CDS encoding HDOD domain-containing protein gives MNKLAEMVQAQLLAAIDNDDLVLPTLPEVALSIREAAEDSEISVSALSKVIGRDAALSARLIKVVNSPLLRAAVEVTDLHTAITRLGINYSCNLAIGLVIEQIFHARSPAVEQKLRDIWANSLEVAGISYELCRRYTQLKPDQATLGGLVHQIGALPVLIYAEEHNELISDPVCLHYVIEQIQPALGDKILSAWEFPEQLVKLPSEIQDLDRRTDTLDYIDVVQIARCISQRGRIRPLAALPAYRHLGLPFGTELDMEELLDARSMLR, from the coding sequence ATGAACAAGCTGGCCGAGATGGTCCAAGCGCAATTGCTCGCAGCCATCGACAACGACGACCTGGTCCTGCCGACGCTTCCGGAAGTCGCCCTGAGCATCCGCGAAGCCGCCGAAGACAGCGAGATCAGCGTGTCCGCCCTGAGCAAGGTGATCGGCCGCGACGCTGCGCTGTCGGCGCGCCTGATCAAGGTGGTCAACAGCCCGCTGCTGCGCGCCGCCGTCGAAGTCACCGACCTGCACACCGCGATCACCCGTTTGGGTATCAACTACAGCTGCAACCTGGCCATCGGCCTGGTGATCGAGCAGATCTTCCATGCCCGTTCGCCGGCGGTCGAGCAGAAGCTGCGGGATATCTGGGCCAACAGCCTGGAAGTGGCAGGCATCAGCTATGAACTGTGCCGGCGATACACGCAACTGAAGCCCGACCAGGCCACCCTCGGCGGCCTGGTGCACCAGATCGGCGCGCTGCCCGTGCTGATCTATGCCGAAGAGCATAACGAACTGATTTCCGACCCGGTGTGCCTGCATTACGTGATCGAACAGATCCAGCCGGCGCTGGGCGACAAGATCCTCAGTGCCTGGGAGTTTCCCGAACAACTGGTCAAGCTGCCCAGCGAGATCCAGGACCTGGACCGGCGCACCGACACCCTGGACTACATCGATGTGGTGCAGATCGCTCGCTGCATCAGCCAGCGTGGGCGTATCCGACCGCTGGCGGCCCTGCCCGCCTACCGGCACCTGGGGCTGCCGTTCGGTACCGAGCTGGATATGGAAGAGTTGCTGGACGCGCGCAGCATGCTGCGTTGA
- a CDS encoding Bug family tripartite tricarboxylate transporter substrate binding protein, with the protein MTFSLRRLVLATGCLLLAGNALAGEPKRPECIAPASPGGGFDLTCKLVQSALVNEKILSKPMRVTYMPGGVGAVAYNAVVAQRPADAGTLVAWSSGSLLNLAQGKFGRFDENAVKWLAAVGTSYGAIAVKSDSPYKTLDDLVAALKKDPSKVVIGSGGTVGSQDWMQTALIAKAAGINPRDLRYVALEGGGEIATALLGGHIQVGSTDISDSMPHIQSGNMRILAVFSEKRLDEPEMKDIPTAKEQGYDIVWPVVRGFYLGPKVSDEDYAWWKASFDKLLASDDFAKLRDQRELFPFAMTGEELDGYVKKQVADYKALAREFGLIQ; encoded by the coding sequence ATGACTTTTTCACTGCGCCGCCTCGTCCTCGCCACCGGTTGCCTGCTGCTCGCCGGCAACGCCCTGGCAGGTGAACCGAAACGCCCCGAATGCATCGCCCCGGCCTCGCCCGGTGGCGGTTTCGACCTGACCTGCAAGCTGGTGCAAAGCGCCCTGGTCAACGAGAAGATCCTCAGCAAACCCATGCGCGTGACCTACATGCCCGGTGGTGTCGGCGCGGTGGCCTACAACGCCGTGGTCGCCCAGCGCCCGGCCGACGCCGGCACGCTGGTGGCCTGGTCCAGCGGCTCGCTGCTGAACCTGGCCCAGGGCAAGTTCGGCCGCTTCGACGAGAACGCGGTGAAATGGCTGGCAGCGGTGGGTACCAGCTACGGTGCCATCGCGGTGAAGAGCGATTCGCCCTACAAGACCCTCGACGACCTGGTCGCGGCCTTGAAGAAGGACCCGAGCAAAGTGGTGATCGGCTCCGGCGGCACCGTGGGCAGCCAGGACTGGATGCAGACCGCGCTGATCGCCAAGGCCGCCGGCATCAACCCGCGCGACCTGCGCTACGTGGCCCTGGAAGGCGGCGGCGAGATCGCCACCGCGCTGCTGGGCGGGCATATCCAGGTGGGTTCCACCGACATCTCCGACTCCATGCCGCATATCCAGAGCGGCAACATGCGCATCCTCGCGGTGTTCTCCGAAAAGCGCCTGGACGAGCCGGAGATGAAAGACATCCCCACCGCCAAGGAGCAGGGCTACGACATCGTCTGGCCGGTGGTGCGCGGTTTCTACCTGGGGCCGAAGGTCAGCGACGAGGACTACGCCTGGTGGAAGGCCTCGTTCGACAAGCTGCTGGCCTCGGACGACTTCGCCAAGCTGCGTGACCAGCGCGAGCTGTTCCCGTTCGCCATGACCGGCGAAGAGCTGGACGGCTATGTGAAGAAGCAAGTGGCGGACTACAAGGCGCTGGCCCGTGAGTTCGGGCTGATCCAGTAA
- a CDS encoding AbrB family transcriptional regulator translates to MPDRSLPLFWATGLVGLAGGFLASQVGWPLPWMVGSLLAIILVRCLTPWQLSEIPNGRKCGQWIIGIGIGLHFTPAVIEQVADHFALIFFGALFTTLSSVISVWLLRRTGEDRATAFFASMPGGSGEMVNLGARNGAVLSQVAAAQSLRVLAVVLCVPALFKFLLGDGVPLNHAGSVSWGWLALIAPLGVVVALIWQRLRQPNPWLFGPLLVAATVSLAGNLQIGLPNGASQIGQWLIGSGLACHFNRAFFRRAPSFLGRTLLATGLCMLIAAGAAWALSLLTHLDLRSLTLGMMPGGIAEMSLTAETLQLSVPLVTALQVMRLLFVLFLAEPLFRRWNAGSD, encoded by the coding sequence ATGCCTGACCGGTCGTTGCCGCTGTTCTGGGCCACGGGGTTGGTCGGCCTTGCGGGCGGGTTTCTCGCCAGCCAGGTCGGCTGGCCCTTGCCGTGGATGGTCGGCTCGCTGCTGGCGATCATCCTGGTGCGCTGCCTGACGCCCTGGCAGCTCAGCGAAATCCCCAACGGCCGCAAGTGCGGCCAGTGGATCATCGGTATCGGCATCGGCCTGCACTTCACCCCGGCGGTGATCGAGCAGGTCGCCGATCACTTTGCGCTGATCTTCTTCGGCGCGCTGTTCACCACGCTGTCCAGCGTGATCAGCGTGTGGTTGCTGCGGCGCACCGGCGAGGACCGCGCCACGGCGTTCTTCGCCAGCATGCCGGGTGGTTCGGGGGAGATGGTCAACCTCGGTGCGCGCAACGGGGCGGTGCTCAGCCAGGTGGCGGCGGCGCAGAGCCTGCGGGTGCTGGCGGTGGTGCTGTGCGTGCCGGCGCTGTTCAAGTTCCTGCTGGGCGATGGCGTGCCGCTGAATCATGCCGGTAGTGTCAGCTGGGGCTGGCTGGCGTTGATCGCGCCGCTGGGCGTGGTCGTGGCGCTGATCTGGCAACGCCTGCGCCAACCCAATCCGTGGCTGTTCGGGCCGTTACTGGTGGCCGCCACGGTGAGCCTTGCCGGCAATCTACAGATTGGCTTGCCCAACGGCGCCAGCCAGATCGGCCAATGGCTGATCGGCAGCGGCCTGGCCTGCCACTTCAACCGGGCGTTCTTCCGCCGCGCGCCGTCGTTCCTCGGGCGCACCTTGCTGGCCACGGGGTTGTGCATGCTGATCGCCGCAGGCGCGGCGTGGGCGTTGAGCCTGCTGACGCACCTGGACCTGCGTTCGCTGACCTTGGGGATGATGCCGGGCGGCATCGCGGAGATGAGCCTGACGGCGGAGACGTTGCAACTGTCGGTGCCGTTGGTGACCGCGTTGCAGGTGATGCGGCTGTTGTTCGTGCTGTTTCTGGCGGAGCCGTTGTTTCGGCGTTGGAATGCGGGTAGCGACTGA
- a CDS encoding thioredoxin family protein: MAMVPLTDLEALISLVIQSHQPKPCMVLIHSDQCPPCMALHPKLSELASDMEEYAFYAFNVDTCAPPWMDYVLTLLFKEWDVKYLPTQVLLATGRARKVIFTTNLDTIKNELVALDGMCAQTPLQKL; encoded by the coding sequence ATGGCCATGGTTCCGTTGACCGACCTGGAAGCCCTCATTTCACTGGTAATACAGAGTCACCAGCCCAAGCCGTGCATGGTGCTGATCCACTCCGACCAATGCCCACCCTGCATGGCGCTTCATCCGAAGCTATCAGAATTGGCCAGTGACATGGAGGAATACGCGTTCTACGCATTCAACGTGGATACTTGCGCCCCCCCCTGGATGGACTACGTGCTGACCTTACTGTTCAAGGAGTGGGACGTGAAGTACCTGCCTACACAGGTACTTCTCGCCACCGGCAGAGCGCGCAAGGTCATCTTCACCACGAATCTGGACACCATCAAGAACGAGCTTGTTGCTCTCGATGGCATGTGTGCACAGACCCCGCTTCAGAAGTTGTAA
- a CDS encoding OprD family porin, whose amino-acid sequence MLSMQPQAFAPTRSLAARPSALASAFALAGVAPLSQAAFFEDSTATFETRNMYFNRDFRDGTSAQQSKRDEWAQGFMLNFESGYTEGTVGFGLDALGMVGVKLDSSKDRTGTGLLPTHDDGKAADEYAKLGLTGKVKVSKTELKIGTLIPELPTLQPNDGRILPQTFEGGLLTSNEIKGLTFTGGRVDKAKDRDDTNWEDLALNNKNGRFGGSFSADNLDLGGVDYKFTDRITGSYHFAQLEDIYRQHFIGMVATQPWGPGTFGADLRLAVSDDAGAAKAGRIDNTTFNGMLSYGLGGHKVSAAWQQLSGDSAFPYVDGADPYLVNFVQINDFAGADERSWQVRYDYNFAALGIPGLTFMTRYINGDNVSRADGSEGKEWERNTEFKYVVQSGPLKNVAVRLRNATFRSNFTRDADEVRLLVSYSVALW is encoded by the coding sequence ATGCTGTCCATGCAGCCGCAGGCGTTCGCGCCTACCCGTTCGCTCGCCGCCCGCCCGTCCGCCCTCGCCAGCGCCTTCGCCCTTGCCGGGGTCGCGCCCCTGAGCCAGGCCGCCTTCTTCGAAGACAGCACGGCCACCTTCGAAACCCGCAACATGTACTTCAACCGCGATTTCCGCGACGGCACCAGCGCGCAGCAATCCAAGCGCGACGAATGGGCCCAGGGCTTCATGCTCAACTTCGAGTCCGGCTACACCGAAGGCACGGTGGGCTTCGGCCTGGACGCGCTGGGCATGGTCGGGGTCAAGCTCGACTCCAGCAAGGACCGCACGGGCACCGGCCTGCTGCCCACCCATGACGACGGCAAGGCGGCCGACGAGTACGCCAAGCTGGGGCTCACCGGCAAGGTGAAAGTGTCGAAGACCGAACTGAAGATCGGCACCCTGATCCCCGAACTGCCCACGCTGCAGCCCAACGACGGGCGCATCCTGCCGCAAACCTTCGAAGGCGGCCTGCTCACGTCGAACGAGATCAAGGGCCTGACCTTCACTGGCGGGCGCGTGGACAAGGCCAAGGACCGCGACGACACCAACTGGGAAGACCTGGCGCTGAACAACAAGAACGGCCGCTTCGGCGGCAGCTTCAGCGCCGACAACCTCGACCTGGGCGGCGTCGACTACAAGTTCACCGACCGCATCACCGGCAGCTACCACTTCGCCCAGCTCGAAGACATCTACCGCCAGCACTTCATCGGCATGGTCGCCACCCAGCCCTGGGGCCCGGGCACCTTCGGCGCCGACCTGCGCCTGGCTGTCAGCGACGACGCCGGCGCCGCCAAGGCCGGGCGCATCGACAACACTACCTTCAACGGCATGCTCAGCTATGGACTTGGCGGGCACAAGGTCAGCGCCGCCTGGCAGCAGCTGTCCGGCGACAGCGCCTTCCCCTATGTCGATGGCGCCGACCCCTACCTGGTCAACTTCGTCCAGATCAACGACTTCGCCGGTGCCGACGAACGCTCCTGGCAAGTGCGCTACGACTACAACTTCGCCGCCCTCGGTATCCCCGGGCTGACCTTCATGACCCGCTACATCAACGGCGACAACGTCAGCCGCGCCGATGGCAGCGAGGGCAAGGAGTGGGAGCGCAACACCGAATTCAAGTACGTGGTACAAAGCGGCCCGTTGAAAAACGTCGCCGTGCGCCTGCGCAACGCCACCTTCCGCTCCAACTTCACCCGCGACGCGGACGAAGTGCGGCTGCTGGTGAGCTACAGCGTGGCGCTGTGGTAA